The Methyloprofundus sedimenti nucleotide sequence GCATATTTAGATTGCTGCGCGGAATATGGTAATCAAAGTCAGCTAAGATGCGAAACATTTCATTAAACTCATCATCCAGATCTTGCAGTAAATAATAAATTTCCCGTGAGCCCACCAGAATAATTTTAATATTTAACGGAATGACTTCAGGTTTTAAAGTAACAGTGTTGATGCCGAGTTCTGAGAAAGGAGATTCAATTTCGATTCGTCCCGATTTTAAAGCACGTTTAAGGCCTTCCCAGACAAAGGGGAAGTTCAAAAGTTTGTCAGCATCTAAAATTAAATAACCGCCATTTGCATGGTGTAGCGAGCCAGCGCAAATGCGCTGATAATTGGTAGTTAGTGCACCCTGGTCGCTTGTATATTCTATGCGACCAAACAGGTTCTGATAGGTTGGGTTGGGTTCGTAGATAACCGGGGCACCTGTATTTTCTTTATAATCAATCAGGATATTCGGTTGATACTGGTCTTTTAGCAGTTGTTTTTTTGTGCTGTCACTAATGCCTTCTAATGACTGTGTTTGTACAAACAGGTCTTTAATGGTTTCACCCAGGTCTTTTTTAATTTCGCTTAGGTAGGTGATGACATTGTCAATATTCTGATACTGATCTGTAAGCTCTTTAAATAAAGGTGAAATTGCTATGCGGATAGTCGCATTATCCAGTTGACGATTCTTTTCAACCAAGGCGCGTCGCCATTGCGGCAGTTCGATGAGTGCATCACTTAAAGAATCTTCAAGGGCTTCAGTATCCTTATGGAATGCTTCGCGTTCTTCTTGCGGTAGTTGATTAAATTGTTCCTCATCTAGCACTTTGCCATCGCGTATCGGTGCGAAAGTAATGGACTCTGTATCACGAAACAGCGCAATATTTTTCTCTTTTGACTGTTGCTCTGTAACGTCAATGGCACTGTTATATAACTGGTTAAAAGTCCGTTCTATGGCGGTCTTTTTTTGTAGATAGCTAGGGCTTTCAAAAGCTTCAGGGAAGGTGGCAATTAAATTATCAATCAGGCGATCTATATCTTTGCAAAACGCTTGCGCCTGCCCTGCGGGGAGCTCAATAGCAACCGGCTCTCTATTGTTTTCAAAGTTTTCTACATATGCGTAGGAAGGTGGTGTTTCCTGGTTATGAGAAATAGGTGTTAAATGATTGGTAATCATGGATAAACGCCCTGTGCCAGGCTCACCCATAACGTATATATTGTAGCCAGGGTTTTGCATGGCTACCCCAAAACTGAGGGCTGACTGAGCTCTTTCCTGACCAAGAATATTAGTCACTCGGATCTTCTTGTCCTCACTAAGAACAGAGTAATCTGATTGGTTGATTTGTAGTTTTAATGAAGAGGCAGGAAGTTTTAGCGAGTCAGTCATATCCTAAAATTGATGGAGTAATAGATACTATCAATTTTAACATTGATGTCTTGTAAAAGGGATAAATATAGTTATTTCAAAGTGCAGTACAGAGCTGAATTTAGCCCGTTAATTCATTAAAAGGCATGTCTGCTGATGTTGTTACTATTTATCAGGCATGAAATTCACCAAAATTTTTTCCGTAAGTTTAAGCGGCATTAATCAGGGTTTAAGAAATATAGCTAGTACTCTTAATGTCTCGCTAGGAATTCATACGGGATTGCTCTGAGGGGCAATGGCATAGCGCAAAATAAGCTGATTTTCTCGGGAGTATGTGGGTGAGAAAAGACGACCTTCAGTTTAATAGCTACGCTGCACAGAAAAGCGGGCAAGTAACTCTAGTGCCTGTTTATATTCCGAGTCAGGTATATTGCTTAATGCGTCGATGGCTTTTTGTGCTTCGTCTTCCGCGCGTTGCTCGGTATAGCTGATGGCATTGGTTGCTTTAACAATGTCATAGACTTCATTGAATGAGTCTCTATTGCCAGTTTTTATTGCATCTATAATAATATTTGCCTGTGCTTCAGTACCATTTTCTATGGCGTAAATAAGCGGTAAAGTTGGTTTCCCTTCGGCTAAATCATCGCCCAGGTTTTTTCCTAGTTCATTTTTGCTTGACGTGTAATCCAGTGCGTCATCGATAAGCTGGAAAGCGATGCCCAGATGCTGGCCATAATCAGCCAGGTTTTTTTCAATTTCCGGGCTGGCATCAGCCAGTACTGCTCCTAGTCGTGTCGCAGCGCTGAATAGAATGGCTGTTTTACGTGAAATAACCTCCAGATATTTTGCTTCAGTGGTCGCGGGGTTATTGCAATTCAATAATTGCAATACTTCGCCTTCAGCAATCGCGGTTGTGGTTTTGGATAAGATCTCCATGACTCGCATGTTGCGGGTGCGTACCATCATTTCAAATGCACTGGAGTAAAGGTAATCACCAACCAGAATACTGGCCGCATTTCCCCAAACTGCATTTGCCGAGTCTTTGCCGCGGCGTAAATCAGACTCATCGACAACATCATCGTGTAATAAGGTTGCTGTATGAATAAATTCTATGACCGCTGCTAATAATAGGTGGTGATTGCTTTGCTGATATTTAAGCGCTTTTGCGGTGAGCAATAACAGCATGGGGCGTAGGCGTTTACCACCGCTATTGATAATGTAATGACCAATTTGATTGATGAGTACAACGTCAGAGGTAAGCTCTTTCAGGATTAACTGGTCAACTGCCTGGGCTTCGCTTTCTGTTAAGCGTTGAATTGATGCAAAATCAATAGGTGTTTGTGCTTTATTATTAGAGTTTTGCGAAGCTGTCATTGATTCGTAGTGGTAAAAAAATTAGAAATAAGGTACTTTAATTTAGTAATCCGCGCGATTTGGCCTTATTGTGTGTGCGAATTATTGTCGATTAAGCGTCTAAAACTGTAATGCTAACAATTTATAATGCGCTATGTTAACAGAACATGGTATTTAAAAATACCTTATGGTGTTATTTGTTTGTCTGTGTTATTTTATAGTGCATTATTTTTCATTACTTATTTTTAGTTGACGAGAGTTTTGTTTGTGTTTATAATTCTCTGTTCACTTTTAATAGAATATTGCTTGATGGAGCTGACGCAAATGTATGCGGTAATTCAAACTGGCGGTAAACAATACCGTGTTGAAGAAGGTACTACCTTAAAAATAGAAAAACTTGAGCTTGGTATGGGCGACAGCGTTGAATTCGACAATGTACTTATGGTGCAATCTGATGATGCTGTAAAAATCGGCCAGCCTTATGTTGACGGAAGTAAAGTCACTGCAACAGTTACTGCTCAAGGTAGACATAAAAAAGTTAAAATAATTAAATTTAAAAGACGTAAGCACCACATGAAGCAAATGGGTCACCGTCAATATTACACAGAAGTCCAGATTACTGGAATTTCTGCTTAACACGAGGATTTACAATGGCTCATAAGAAAGCGGGTGGTAGTACCAGAAATGGTCGTGATTCTAATTCGAATCGCTTAGGTGTTAAACGTTTTGGCGGTCAAACAGTCAGTGCTGGTAGCATTATTGTGCGTCAACGCGGAACACGTTTTCATGCAGGAACGAATGTTGGTTGTGGTAAAGATCATACTTTATTTGCGACTACGGATGGACAGGTTTTATTTGAGGTTAAAGGACCTCAAAAACGTAAATTTGTTAGCATCGTTGCAGCATAGTTCTTTTATATAGTCTATAGCCTGACGAGTCGGGTTATAGCTGATATTCTAGAATAGATAAAAACCTCGTCCGCAAAGACGGGGTTTTTTTTTGCCTATTTTTCGCAAAAGGGGTTTTTAGGCTTATGAAATTTGTTGATGAAGCGGAGATTCGCGTCGAAGCGGGTAATGGTGGAAACGGCTGTATTGGTTTTCGTCGTGAGAAGTATATTCCTAAAGGCGGCCCTGATGGCGGCGATGGCGGCGATGGAGGTAGTGTTTACTTGATTGCTACAGAAAATGTCAATACTTTGGTGGACTTTCGTTTCCATTCGGTGCATAGAGCGCAGCGCGGTCAAAATGGGATGGGAAGGCAGTGTACTGGTAGAAAAGGGGATGATATTTATATCGCTGTTCCACCTGGAACGGAAGTTCGTGATAAAAATACCAATGAGAAGCTAGGCGACCTGATGGTTGTAGGTGAGAAACTGCTCGTTGCTCAAGGCGGATTTCATGGCTTGGGTAATACTCGGTACAAAAGTAGTATCAACCGGGCGCCGCAGAAATCATCTATGGGTAGTAAGGGTGAGCACCGGATTTTACAATTAGAATTAACGCTAATTGCAGATGTGGGCTTGCTGGGAATGCCTAATGCAGGTAAATCAAGTTTAATTCGCGCTGTTTCTTCTGCAAAACCGCGAGTTGCCGATTATCCATTTACTACTTTGGTGCCTAATTTGGGTGTCGTCAGCGTAGATGATCAGCGTAGTTTTGTGATTGCTGATATTCCTGGTGTGATTGAAGGCGCAGCGGAAGGTGCGGGTTTAGGTTTGCAATTTTTAAAGCATTTGGCACGGACTAAGTTACTTATGCATCTGGTTGATGTAAAGCCTTATGAGTCGATGGATTCCCCGGTAGAATCAGCGAGAAAAATCATTGCGGAAGTTGAGAAATGGAGTGACGATTTAGCTAATAAACCACGTTGGTTAATATTAAATAAAATGGATAGATTGCAAGATGAGGGAGATCCGCAGGCTTATTGTCAGGCAATTGTTGATGAGTTGGCGTGGGATGGTCCTGTTTATCAAATATCAGCTTTAAAATCTGAGGGTACGCGAAACTTAATGTTTGATATTATGACATTTTTGGAGGCACAGGTACTGTTAAATAAACAGTTGGAACAAGATAATGAGCCGGAGTGAGTTCGCAAAATCGAAACGGGTTGTTATTAAAATCGGCAGTGCCTTATTGACCGAGGGTGGCAAAGGTTTAAATCAGACGGCTATTTCTGTCTGGGTTAAGCAAATAGCAGAACTAAAACAACAGGGTATTGAGGTGATTTTAGTTTCGTCCGGCTCGGTGGCAGAAGGAATGTCACGCCTAGGATTAAAGACTCGGCCTAAAGCATTGCATGAATTACAGGCTGCAGCATCGGTTGGTCAAATGGGGTTGGTGAGAGCATTTGAAGGTAATTTTCAGTTACATGGTTTGCATGCCGCTCAGGTTTTACTAACGCATGATGATTTGTCCAATCGAAAACGTTATTTAAATGCGCGTAGTACCTTACTGACACTTTTAAATTATAACGTTGTGCCTGTTATCAATGAGAATGATGCGGTTGCAACAGAGGAAATTCGCTTTGGTGATAATGATACTCTAGGTGCTTTAGTTGCCAATTTGGTAGAAGCTGACTTATTGATTATTTTGACGGATCAGCTGGGCTTGTTTGATTCTGATCCGGGGATTAACCCAGGGGCAACATTAATTAGTAAAATTAGTGCAAACGATTCAAGCATCGGTGAAATGGCGGGTGAAAGCCGTAGCGGCTTAGGTCGTGGAGGTATGGCGACTAAGGTAAGTGCGGCTCGATTGGCATCTCGTTCAGGCGCGTCAACCATCATTGCTTCTGGAGATGTAGAGCATGTGATTACTAAAGTCATGGCAGGCGAAGAAATTGGGACTTATCTGTATGCAAATATTGCGCCTTTAGTCGCACGTAAACGCTGGTTGGCTGGTCAGCTTCAGGTAAAGGGGCGCTTAGTGCTCGATGCCGGCGCTGCGAATGTGCTAAAAAAATCAGGTAAAAGTTTATTGGCGGTAGGTATTAAGGCGGTAGAAGGCAGTTTCAGTCGCGGCGAGCTGGTTGTTTGTCTCGATTTAACGGGTGTTGAGGTGGCGCGGGGCCTGGTGAATTATAAGTCTACGGAAATCGACTTAATTAAGGGTTATGCTAGCCGTCAGTTTGAAAGTATTTTAGGTTATTCTGATGAAGAAGAAGTCATTCACAGAGATAATCTAGTGTTGGTTTAATGAATTGGGTTAGGTATGAGTAAACAAATAAAAGCGGTTTCGTTAATTTCAGGTGGGCTGGATTCTATGTTGGCAACGAAAGCCATAATGGAGCAGGGTGTGCATGTGGAGGGTATTAATTTCTTCACAGGATTTTGTGTAGAAGGTCACACGCATGCCATCAGAAAAAAAGATAAGGAAAAACCAAAGCGTAATAATTCATTGTGGGTTGCAGAAACCTTAGGGATTAAATTGCATATCATAGATATTATTGAAGAATATAAAGATGTTCTGATTAATCCAAAGCATGGTTATGGCGCGAATATGAATCCGTGTCTGGACTGTAAAGTCTTTATGGTGAAAAAAGCCAAGCAGTGGATGGAAGAAAATGATTTTGACTTTATTATTACGGGTGAAGTGATAGGGCAGCGCCCAATGTCGCAGCGTAGAGAAACGATGCCAATTATTGCTCTGGAATCAGGGGCTGATGATCGTTTAGTGCGTCCTTTATGTGGACAAAATTTACCTGCGACTTTGCCGGAGAGAGAGGGCTGGATTAGTCGTGATAAATTGTTTGGCTTTAATGGGCGTGGGCGTAAACCGCAAATGGCTTTGGCAAAAGAATATGGTATCGATGAGTATTCGCAGCCTGCAGGTGGCTGCTGTTTCTTAACGGATGAAAGTTATTCTGCAAAACTTGTGGATTTATGGAAAGCACGTGGTACTAAAGATTACGAGCTTGATGATGTGATGTTGTTAAAAGTAGGCCGGCATATACGTCCTAATAAGGACTTTAAAGTAATTGTTGCACGTGAAGATGGCGAAGCCAGGTTTTTGGAAGGGTATAAGAAAAATTATATTAATATGAATTGTGCAAGTCATCGAGGGCCATTGGCGCTAATAGATGGTGATCCTGGTGCACAAGATTTGCATGTGGCAGCGCAAATTGTTGCACGTTATGGGCAAGGTAGAGATGCCGAGCAGGTCGAAGTGCTGGTAAGGGATGTAGCTGGAAATGAGTCTACTCTGCAAGTGAGGCCTTTTGGTGTAGATGAAATGCCGAAGGCATGGTTTGTATGAGTCAGTATGAATTAGATGCACGCCGTTTATTGTGTCCACTACCTGTTATTCGTACTCAGGATAAAGTAAAGCAATTGCAAACAGGTGATGTTCTTAGCGTGACGTGTACAGATCCTGGCGTTTTACAAGATATTCCTGCATGGTGTCGTATAAATGGTCACAGAGTTATTGAAACAAACTCTAGTGAGTATGAGTACATTATTATTATGGAGGTTATCAAGTAATGTCCGAAGCCGGCGATGTGATGAAAATGACTAAGCTAAAAAACAGGGTCACAATTGTTGGTGCGCTGGTAAATGTCTTTTTAAGCATCATAAAAATCAGTTTCGGAATGTTAGGTCAGTCAGCAGCTTTGATTGCTGATGGTGTGCACTCATTATCTGATTTGGCGAGTGATTTATTGGTTCTGGTTGCGGTAAAGTTTGGTGCGCGTGAAGCTGATCATGATCATCCTTATGGGCACCGGCGCTTTGAGACGATTGCAACAGTTGTTTTAGGCGTTGGGTTAATTGTGGTTGCAGCAGGTATAGCCTGGGATGTTTACGAGAGAATGTTACAACCAGAGCGGATCTTAATTCCACATCCGAGTGCAATGGGAATCGCTGCTATTTCAATCTTGGCGAATGAGTGGCTATACCAATATACAAAACGAATTGCTACATTTACCCGTTCAAAACTATTGTTGGCGAATGCATGGCACCATCGTAGTGATGCAATTTCTTCTATTGTCGTATTAATAGGTGTTGCAGGTTCTTTATTGGGCTATATCTGGGCAGATGCAGTGGCTGCTGTGATTGTTACCTTAATGGTTGCAAAAATTGGCGTAAACCTGGTGTCGGATAGTATTAAAGAATTAGTTGATACGAGTTTATCCGAAGAAATGGTAGATAAAATTCGTGCCGAGATTGCAGCGACAGAAGGTGTTAGAAATATACATTTATTACGAACTCGGCAAATGGGTGAAGATGCGCTGGTAGATGCGCATATTGTAGTCAATTCGCGTATTACAGTGTCAGAAGGGCATATGATTGCTGATGTTGTCAGGGATGTGCTGATTGATAAATTTGATGACGTTCAGGAAGTTCTGGTGCATGTGGATCCTGAAAATGATGAGTATTTAATTGAGCAAGATAAAGTTTTATTGCGTCAGGATATTGATGCTTATTTACAAAGGTATTTGGCAGAAAACTATCACTTAATAGATAGCTTTAGAATTCATTATATAAAAGGGAATGTTGAGCTGGAGGTGGTTTTGCCGCAAACCATGTTTAGTTTATCTCAACAAGTCAGTACAATTAAAAACCGGTGTTTGGTGCTGGAGCAAGAGGTTGAGCAAATCAGTAGTGTGCTTGTTTTTTTTAAAGCATAGTTTGATTCTCAGAAATCTTACTGGATACAAAGCGTATAGCGAGATTTCTATCCGCTTTTGTTGGCGGATAATATGTTTTATAAGCGACATTAAGAGAGAAAGTTTATGGCAGTTGGAAGTATTGAATTTCCGCATATGCATGCGGTATCGGGTATTAAATTAGGAACAATCTGCGCAGGCATCAAGCAAGCTGAGCGAGACGACCTGTTATTGATAGAGATGGCTGAAAACTCTACTTGCGCTGCTGTTTTTACCCAAAATGCCTTTTGTGCCGCCCCGGTATTAGTGGCTAAAGAGCATTTAGTCAGGCAACCGCGCTACCTGTTAATTAATTCAGGGAATGCTAATGCGGGGACTGGAGAGCCTGGATTACGGGATGCTCGGAAAACTTGTACTGCAGTTGCCAAAGTTGGTGGTGTGAGTTCCGAGCAGGTCTTGCCTTTTTCAACGGGGGTGATAGGTGAGTCATTACCTGTAGCGAAATTAATAAAAGCTTTACCCGAACTACACGCTAACTTAATAGACAATAATTGGGATAAAGCCGCTCATGCCATTATGACCACGGATACTTTTGCAAAAGGTTATTCGAAAGTCTTTGAAATAAGCGGGCAGATGATCACCATAACCGGTATATCAAAAGGCGCGGGTATGATACAGCCTAATATGGCAACTATGCTGGGTTTTCTTGCAACTGATGCTAAAATTTCTCAAGAAAATCTACAAAAATGCCTGGTAATGGCAGTAGAGCCGTCCTTTAATAGAATTACTGTTGATGGCGATACTTCGACAAACGATGCTTGTGTATTAATGGCAAGCGGAAAAAGTTTGCTGCCAGAAATTATGCCCGGTAGCGATGCTATGCAGCAGTTCCAGCAA carries:
- a CDS encoding Lon protease family protein, whose amino-acid sequence is MTDSLKLPASSLKLQINQSDYSVLSEDKKIRVTNILGQERAQSALSFGVAMQNPGYNIYVMGEPGTGRLSMITNHLTPISHNQETPPSYAYVENFENNREPVAIELPAGQAQAFCKDIDRLIDNLIATFPEAFESPSYLQKKTAIERTFNQLYNSAIDVTEQQSKEKNIALFRDTESITFAPIRDGKVLDEEQFNQLPQEEREAFHKDTEALEDSLSDALIELPQWRRALVEKNRQLDNATIRIAISPLFKELTDQYQNIDNVITYLSEIKKDLGETIKDLFVQTQSLEGISDSTKKQLLKDQYQPNILIDYKENTGAPVIYEPNPTYQNLFGRIEYTSDQGALTTNYQRICAGSLHHANGGYLILDADKLLNFPFVWEGLKRALKSGRIEIESPFSELGINTVTLKPEVIPLNIKIILVGSREIYYLLQDLDDEFNEMFRILADFDYHIPRSNLNMRDFAQLMKQQAHDTGAKPLTESAIISLMEHSCRLAEHQQRLSAHINDALEIISEANSLCKSQEIDSTDIERALDAREYRNGRIAQSILEEMLDGTILINTSDSVIGQINGLTILEVGGSSFGAPSRITVTVYPGSRGIVDIEREAELGLAIHSKGVMILTGYLGNCYAQEFPLAISASIALEQSYGHIDGDSASLAELCCLISALTCTPIKQSFAVTGSINQYGEVQAIGGVNEKIEGFFKLCKSRGLTGEHGCIIPKANIRNLMLKQEIINAVADNNFAIYAVANVNEALELLTGKNAGKKDNNDEYPEGSLNFKAISRLKEIYDLGHDKDEDNNEDEAEL
- the ispB gene encoding octaprenyl diphosphate synthase, whose protein sequence is MTASQNSNNKAQTPIDFASIQRLTESEAQAVDQLILKELTSDVVLINQIGHYIINSGGKRLRPMLLLLTAKALKYQQSNHHLLLAAVIEFIHTATLLHDDVVDESDLRRGKDSANAVWGNAASILVGDYLYSSAFEMMVRTRNMRVMEILSKTTTAIAEGEVLQLLNCNNPATTEAKYLEVISRKTAILFSAATRLGAVLADASPEIEKNLADYGQHLGIAFQLIDDALDYTSSKNELGKNLGDDLAEGKPTLPLIYAIENGTEAQANIIIDAIKTGNRDSFNEVYDIVKATNAISYTEQRAEDEAQKAIDALSNIPDSEYKQALELLARFSVQRSY
- the rplU gene encoding 50S ribosomal protein L21, whose translation is MYAVIQTGGKQYRVEEGTTLKIEKLELGMGDSVEFDNVLMVQSDDAVKIGQPYVDGSKVTATVTAQGRHKKVKIIKFKRRKHHMKQMGHRQYYTEVQITGISA
- the rpmA gene encoding 50S ribosomal protein L27, with the translated sequence MAHKKAGGSTRNGRDSNSNRLGVKRFGGQTVSAGSIIVRQRGTRFHAGTNVGCGKDHTLFATTDGQVLFEVKGPQKRKFVSIVAA
- the cgtA gene encoding Obg family GTPase CgtA; translated protein: MKFVDEAEIRVEAGNGGNGCIGFRREKYIPKGGPDGGDGGDGGSVYLIATENVNTLVDFRFHSVHRAQRGQNGMGRQCTGRKGDDIYIAVPPGTEVRDKNTNEKLGDLMVVGEKLLVAQGGFHGLGNTRYKSSINRAPQKSSMGSKGEHRILQLELTLIADVGLLGMPNAGKSSLIRAVSSAKPRVADYPFTTLVPNLGVVSVDDQRSFVIADIPGVIEGAAEGAGLGLQFLKHLARTKLLMHLVDVKPYESMDSPVESARKIIAEVEKWSDDLANKPRWLILNKMDRLQDEGDPQAYCQAIVDELAWDGPVYQISALKSEGTRNLMFDIMTFLEAQVLLNKQLEQDNEPE
- the proB gene encoding glutamate 5-kinase, which translates into the protein MMSRSEFAKSKRVVIKIGSALLTEGGKGLNQTAISVWVKQIAELKQQGIEVILVSSGSVAEGMSRLGLKTRPKALHELQAAASVGQMGLVRAFEGNFQLHGLHAAQVLLTHDDLSNRKRYLNARSTLLTLLNYNVVPVINENDAVATEEIRFGDNDTLGALVANLVEADLLIILTDQLGLFDSDPGINPGATLISKISANDSSIGEMAGESRSGLGRGGMATKVSAARLASRSGASTIIASGDVEHVITKVMAGEEIGTYLYANIAPLVARKRWLAGQLQVKGRLVLDAGAANVLKKSGKSLLAVGIKAVEGSFSRGELVVCLDLTGVEVARGLVNYKSTEIDLIKGYASRQFESILGYSDEEEVIHRDNLVLV
- a CDS encoding tRNA (5-methylaminomethyl-2-thiouridylate)-methyltransferase, which produces MSKQIKAVSLISGGLDSMLATKAIMEQGVHVEGINFFTGFCVEGHTHAIRKKDKEKPKRNNSLWVAETLGIKLHIIDIIEEYKDVLINPKHGYGANMNPCLDCKVFMVKKAKQWMEENDFDFIITGEVIGQRPMSQRRETMPIIALESGADDRLVRPLCGQNLPATLPEREGWISRDKLFGFNGRGRKPQMALAKEYGIDEYSQPAGGCCFLTDESYSAKLVDLWKARGTKDYELDDVMLLKVGRHIRPNKDFKVIVAREDGEARFLEGYKKNYINMNCASHRGPLALIDGDPGAQDLHVAAQIVARYGQGRDAEQVEVLVRDVAGNESTLQVRPFGVDEMPKAWFV
- a CDS encoding sulfurtransferase TusA family protein translates to MSQYELDARRLLCPLPVIRTQDKVKQLQTGDVLSVTCTDPGVLQDIPAWCRINGHRVIETNSSEYEYIIIMEVIK
- a CDS encoding cation diffusion facilitator family transporter, yielding MSEAGDVMKMTKLKNRVTIVGALVNVFLSIIKISFGMLGQSAALIADGVHSLSDLASDLLVLVAVKFGAREADHDHPYGHRRFETIATVVLGVGLIVVAAGIAWDVYERMLQPERILIPHPSAMGIAAISILANEWLYQYTKRIATFTRSKLLLANAWHHRSDAISSIVVLIGVAGSLLGYIWADAVAAVIVTLMVAKIGVNLVSDSIKELVDTSLSEEMVDKIRAEIAATEGVRNIHLLRTRQMGEDALVDAHIVVNSRITVSEGHMIADVVRDVLIDKFDDVQEVLVHVDPENDEYLIEQDKVLLRQDIDAYLQRYLAENYHLIDSFRIHYIKGNVELEVVLPQTMFSLSQQVSTIKNRCLVLEQEVEQISSVLVFFKA
- the argJ gene encoding bifunctional glutamate N-acetyltransferase/amino-acid acetyltransferase ArgJ; this translates as MAVGSIEFPHMHAVSGIKLGTICAGIKQAERDDLLLIEMAENSTCAAVFTQNAFCAAPVLVAKEHLVRQPRYLLINSGNANAGTGEPGLRDARKTCTAVAKVGGVSSEQVLPFSTGVIGESLPVAKLIKALPELHANLIDNNWDKAAHAIMTTDTFAKGYSKVFEISGQMITITGISKGAGMIQPNMATMLGFLATDAKISQENLQKCLVMAVEPSFNRITVDGDTSTNDACVLMASGKSLLPEIMPGSDAMQQFQQAVQDACMHLAEAIIRDGEGATKLIRIKVQQAKSNAEAVEVAKTIAHSPLVKTAFFASDPNWGRILAAVGRSGLENLDVNKISIYLDDACIVESGGRASSYTEAAGQKIMDQQEITVTVILERGELEQQVLTCDFSYDYVRINAEYRT